The genomic region ACGCCGCTCGACCCCGCGATGTTCGAGCCGCCCACCGGCAGCTTCTACGTCGGCCGGCTCGACGGCGAGCCGGTCGCGACCGGGGCGTGGCGGCGCAGCGACGTGGTCACCTTCCCCGGCCTGGTCACGGTCGAGGTCAAGCGCATGTACGTCGCCCCGCGGGCCCAGCGGCGCGGCCTCGCGCGGCGCATCCTCGCCCACCTCGAGCGCAGCGCCGCCGAGAGTGGAGCCCGGGCCGTGGTGCTCGAGACCGGCACCATGCAGCCGGAGGCGATCGCGCTCTACACGTCCTCGGGCTACGAGCCGGTGCCGGGCTTCGGGTTCTACAAGGACGCACCGCTCTCGCGGTGCTTCGGCAAGCTGCTCTGACGCGCCCGGCCGGACCTCACCCGTCGGGGGCGTACCCCGGCGGCGGGCGGGTCGTTGAGGGAGCATGAGCAGCACCACCGACCTCCCCCAGCAGCCCCACCAGATCGTGGCGGGTGCGCTCGAGCGCCTGTCCGAGGCGTTCGGTGCCCGCGACGTGGAGGCCGCGGTCGACTGCTTCTCGCCCGACGGTGCCGTCTACGGCGACGACCTCGGGGAGCACGCGCACGGCGCCGAGGAGCTGCGGCCCTTCCTGGCCGAGCTCTTCGAGGAGGCCTTCACGATCACCTGGGAGACCGGGGCGACGGGGGAGACGGGCGGGACCTGGTCGCGGCGCCGCGGCGACGTGCTGTGGTTCGTCTCCGAGGCCGAGGCCGTCCTCGACTACCCCGACGGGCTGCGCGAGCGGGTGCGCTTCCAGCTCTCCGGCATCCTCAGCGCCACCGACGGCCGCTGGCGCTTCGAGCTGTTCAACGGCGCCCAGCCGGTCTCGCCCAGCCGCGAGCTGCTGGTCAGGGCCGGCTGATCAGGGCCGGTCGATCAGGGGGCGAGGCTGACGACGGCGTACCGCTCGTCGTCGATGCGCTTGCCCCACAGCTGCGGGTCGGGCAGCGGGTGCACCGAGCCGGTGCGCCCGACGGCGCCCAGCGCCGCCACGACCTCCTGAGCGGTCAGCCCGCCGCGGGTGCCGTCGCCCTGCGACCAGTAGCCCTCGACCAGCACCAGGCGCCCCTCGGGGGCGAGCAGCGCCGACCAGCGCCGCAGCGCCTCGACGGGGTCGGGCATGGCCCACAGCACGTGGCGCGACAGCACCACGTCGTAGTCGCCGGGGGCCAGGGGCGGGTCGTAGGCGTCGGCCTCGGTGACGTTGACGTCGGGCTCGTGGGCGGTCTTGGTCAGCGCCCGCTCCACCATCTCGGGGGAGAAGTCGATCCCGTCGACGGCGTGGCCGTGCTCGGCGAGCAGCAGCGCCAGCGTGCCGGTGCCGCAGCCGAGGTCGGCGACCCGGCTCGCGGGCGGGGGGAGCAGGTCGTGCATCAGCCGCGACCAGGCAGCGCGCACCGCAGGGTCGAGCAGGCCGTGGTCGGCGGCGAGGTCGAAGCCGGGGGCCTCGGCGTCCCATAGTCGGACAGCATCGCGGCTGGTCATGGCCGACGACCCTAGGCCATCGCCACCCCTTCGGGCGAGCGGTGCCGGGGAGTGGGTCCGGCCGGTGCGGACGGGTAGACAGGGACGATGAGCGATGACGCCGATGCCCTGACCCGTGCCGAGCTGATGCAGCGCGCCCGCGACGCCGACGTGGCCGGCCGGTCCACGATGACCAAGGAGCAGCTGGCGCAGGCGGTGGGGGCCGGCACGCAGACCGGCTCACGGGTCGAGGCCTTCCGCTCCCTGGCGCTGCAGCGGGCGCGCGGCGAGATGGTCTTCCTGCCCCGCCACCTCAGCGGGCTGGAGCGCCGCCGCCACGTGCGCCAGACGATCCGCGAGGACCACGAGACCCGGATCTCCAGCCGTAGCCAGGACGCGGAGGAGAAGTTCGAGAAGCTGCACGACTCGCTGTTCTCGTTCTTCCGCGGCACCTGCCTGCTGTTCTACCGCGACCTGGCCGGCGAGGACGCCTGGATGCCGACGGTGCTGACCCTGGGCGACGTGCACCCGGAGAACTTCGGGGTGATGCCCAGCGCCGACGACGTGCCGATCTTCGGCGTCAACGACTTCGACGAGGCCTACTACGCGCCGTTCACCTGGGACCTCAAGCGCGGCGCCACGGGCTTCGTCATCGCCGCGCAGGAGGAGGGCGGCCACGGGCGCAAGCAGCAGCGCCGGATCGCCGCCGCGTTCGTGCGGGGCTACGTCGAGGCGATGCGCGGCTACGCCACCGACGCCACCGAGCAGCAGGGCCAGATGCGCGAGGACAACGCGCCGAAGATCATCCGCCGGCTCTTCGAGTCGGCCAAGGAGGAGCGCGACGGCTGGCTGGCGCGCAAGTACCACGACGAGTACCGCCGCGGCTTCCGCGCCGACGACGAGCACGTGCCGGTGACCTCGCGGGTGCCGGAGTTCCAGGAGGCGCTCGAGCGCTTCGTGCGGGAGAACGACATCGAGGTGCCGGCGCGGGCCGGCTCGATGCGGGTCAAGGACGTGTGCCAGCGACTCGGGCAGGGCACCGCCTCGCTGGGCCTGCCGCGCTACTACCTGATGGTCGAGGGCCCCAACGCCGACGGCACCGACGACCTGCTGCTCGAGCTCAAGCAGGCACGGCGCTCGGCGCTGGCCGGGCTGGTGCCGCCCTCGGAGTACGTCGTCGACGGCAACGCCGACCGGATCTCGCATGCCCAGGGCGTGCACCTGGTGCGCGGCGACCGGTTCTACGGGGCCGTCGAGATGGACGG from Nocardioides salarius harbors:
- a CDS encoding YybH family protein; the encoded protein is MSSTTDLPQQPHQIVAGALERLSEAFGARDVEAAVDCFSPDGAVYGDDLGEHAHGAEELRPFLAELFEEAFTITWETGATGETGGTWSRRRGDVLWFVSEAEAVLDYPDGLRERVRFQLSGILSATDGRWRFELFNGAQPVSPSRELLVRAG
- a CDS encoding DUF2252 domain-containing protein, which codes for MSDDADALTRAELMQRARDADVAGRSTMTKEQLAQAVGAGTQTGSRVEAFRSLALQRARGEMVFLPRHLSGLERRRHVRQTIREDHETRISSRSQDAEEKFEKLHDSLFSFFRGTCLLFYRDLAGEDAWMPTVLTLGDVHPENFGVMPSADDVPIFGVNDFDEAYYAPFTWDLKRGATGFVIAAQEEGGHGRKQQRRIAAAFVRGYVEAMRGYATDATEQQGQMREDNAPKIIRRLFESAKEERDGWLARKYHDEYRRGFRADDEHVPVTSRVPEFQEALERFVRENDIEVPARAGSMRVKDVCQRLGQGTASLGLPRYYLMVEGPNADGTDDLLLELKQARRSALAGLVPPSEYVVDGNADRISHAQGVHLVRGDRFYGAVEMDGLSFMVRERSPYRDDIDLDELSDKQWRRYAAICGASLAQSHALSDEAGLVDHDIEPDVLEAIGPEELFVQDIVEYAAEAADRVRADHRHFRSDQELGAFAMVDRVFR
- a CDS encoding class I SAM-dependent methyltransferase — its product is MTSRDAVRLWDAEAPGFDLAADHGLLDPAVRAAWSRLMHDLLPPPASRVADLGCGTGTLALLLAEHGHAVDGIDFSPEMVERALTKTAHEPDVNVTEADAYDPPLAPGDYDVVLSRHVLWAMPDPVEALRRWSALLAPEGRLVLVEGYWSQGDGTRGGLTAQEVVAALGAVGRTGSVHPLPDPQLWGKRIDDERYAVVSLAP
- a CDS encoding GNAT family N-acetyltransferase, with amino-acid sequence MARPSPEGTFELERVGFAHPDVTRLVTEVQAFYTERYGGPDETPLDPAMFEPPTGSFYVGRLDGEPVATGAWRRSDVVTFPGLVTVEVKRMYVAPRAQRRGLARRILAHLERSAAESGARAVVLETGTMQPEAIALYTSSGYEPVPGFGFYKDAPLSRCFGKLL